One window of the Cloacibacillus sp. genome contains the following:
- a CDS encoding DMT family transporter, producing MAKKGMLHIYFMVVLAILFWGASFAGAKMALEQASPLLVMTLRFVLSLPVLGAAALFMGEMKLPSAKQAAILASLGFFGFFFHLGIQTVAMQTSGTANANWQMTASPALTALLAALFLKEKINARGICGIITAFLGVALVLSLGTRGAAGLSAYNFGDFLITVSMLNWASFMVITRWLFSKEQYPPVFTLFWEMIFATLMCLPLLAATHTGISVVTGFRWQTWGALALLGFLCSGLAYLFWYIAAARIPVAKLMVFQFLQPLVGVLVGYFVIGERFTFWLFISGAMIILGVWLVNTQPHAQDALNSHEK from the coding sequence GTGGCTAAAAAAGGAATGCTGCATATTTATTTTATGGTGGTGCTTGCTATACTCTTCTGGGGAGCGAGCTTCGCCGGAGCTAAGATGGCGCTGGAACAGGCCTCTCCGCTTCTTGTTATGACGCTGCGTTTTGTGCTCTCTCTTCCGGTGCTGGGAGCCGCCGCGCTTTTTATGGGCGAGATGAAGCTGCCTTCGGCAAAACAGGCGGCGATACTCGCTTCGCTTGGTTTTTTCGGCTTTTTCTTTCATCTCGGCATCCAGACTGTGGCGATGCAGACGTCGGGAACAGCGAACGCGAACTGGCAGATGACGGCCTCGCCGGCCCTTACGGCTCTGCTTGCCGCGCTCTTTCTTAAAGAAAAGATAAACGCGCGGGGCATTTGCGGTATAATCACGGCCTTTCTTGGCGTGGCGCTCGTTCTGAGCCTGGGCACGCGCGGCGCAGCCGGACTTTCCGCCTATAATTTTGGAGACTTCCTCATTACAGTTTCGATGCTGAACTGGGCCTCGTTCATGGTGATAACGCGCTGGCTTTTCAGCAAAGAACAATACCCTCCGGTCTTCACTCTCTTTTGGGAGATGATATTTGCGACGCTTATGTGCCTGCCGCTGCTTGCCGCGACTCACACGGGCATTTCCGTCGTCACGGGCTTTCGCTGGCAGACGTGGGGCGCGCTTGCGCTGCTTGGCTTTCTATGCTCGGGGCTTGCCTATCTCTTTTGGTACATCGCCGCCGCGCGCATACCCGTGGCGAAGCTGATGGTCTTTCAGTTTTTACAACCGCTGGTCGGCGTGCTCGTTGGATATTTCGTCATCGGCGAACGTTTTACCTTCTGGCTGTTTATAAGCGGCGCTATGATAATTTTGGGGGTATGGCTCGTCAATACTCAGCCGCACGCGCAGGATGCTCTCAATTCCCACGAAAAATAA
- a CDS encoding cation-translocating P-type ATPase, which translates to METTEKYCGLTNEEAAAARAKFGANSLTEERKNSPLIKVLKFFTEPVFLLLIGAACIYFFLGEPRDGILMLVFVIFMGGINIYQEWKTDKTLSALKSLSSPKVKLIRNGAIISVPSEEVVPGDVMLLSEGERISADARVLEADGFGVDESTLTGEADIVWKARQETGADSRHWRTDHCYAGTSVVAGRAVACVTATGLATEYGKIGKDVADAPDRPTPLERQTRKLVRDCSIFSFVMLLFVIAATWRTGASLVESALAGITIAMATIPEEFPVVLTVFLALGAWRLAKRNALIRRIPSVETLGAVTVLCVDKTGTLTENRMTLKELTPLLGNAEKLLAETAALASETDPYDPMERAILKKAAESGIDVKKLQSHRLVHEYPFSSESRMMAHIWEIDGKKYAAAKGSPENIFKLCSLSKTQLAEAELAQQRLADAGCRVLAVARAEMKEIPDKMTDCTLSLVGLAAFIDPPRENVPASIKACADAGVRVVMITGDNSSTAHRIAHEVGLGESEEEHVMITGEELDALDESSEKFKDVTIFSRILPREKMQIVKALRARGEIVAMTGDGVNDAPALKYADIGIAMGGRGTEVAREAADMVLLDDNFSTIVSTIRDGRKIYDNIRKAMEYVMVIHFPIALSALAAPLLGLPVLLSPIHVVLLELIIDPTCSIIFEGQPAEKDIMKRPPRPVSSPIVTRAIFCKALLQGLAIFAAAFGSYYLLLGRGEDHARTFFLSVLVLSNLFLVYVNRSEKDFAFSKSAATDKVAWFVNIGILAALILMSSVKPIAAATKLSALTFSEFILCIAAAAAATLWWEGVKWMRRISERA; encoded by the coding sequence ATGGAGACCACGGAAAAATATTGCGGACTGACAAATGAAGAGGCGGCGGCTGCGCGCGCGAAATTCGGCGCAAACAGCCTTACGGAGGAAAGGAAAAATTCCCCGCTTATCAAAGTGTTGAAGTTCTTCACGGAGCCGGTCTTCCTGCTGCTCATCGGTGCCGCCTGCATATATTTCTTCCTTGGGGAGCCTCGGGACGGCATACTCATGCTCGTCTTCGTCATCTTCATGGGCGGCATAAACATCTATCAGGAGTGGAAAACGGACAAGACGCTTTCCGCGCTCAAATCGCTCTCTTCGCCCAAAGTGAAACTCATAAGAAACGGCGCCATCATCTCCGTACCGTCGGAGGAGGTCGTACCGGGCGACGTGATGCTGCTTTCGGAGGGAGAGCGCATCTCGGCCGACGCGCGCGTGCTTGAAGCGGACGGCTTTGGCGTGGACGAATCTACGCTTACAGGAGAGGCCGATATAGTATGGAAGGCGCGGCAGGAGACTGGGGCCGACTCTCGCCACTGGCGGACGGACCACTGCTACGCCGGGACAAGCGTAGTAGCTGGGCGCGCCGTAGCCTGCGTGACGGCTACCGGACTTGCAACGGAATACGGAAAAATCGGAAAAGACGTAGCTGACGCTCCCGACCGCCCGACGCCGCTTGAAAGGCAGACGCGAAAGCTTGTCCGCGACTGTTCGATATTCAGCTTCGTCATGCTGCTTTTTGTCATCGCGGCCACATGGCGCACAGGCGCGTCGCTTGTAGAATCGGCGCTTGCCGGCATCACCATAGCGATGGCGACCATACCGGAGGAATTCCCGGTAGTTTTGACGGTCTTTCTTGCGCTCGGCGCGTGGAGGCTTGCGAAACGCAACGCGCTCATTCGGCGCATCCCGTCGGTTGAGACGCTGGGCGCGGTAACGGTGCTATGCGTGGACAAGACAGGCACCCTTACGGAAAACCGCATGACATTAAAAGAACTGACGCCGCTTTTGGGCAACGCGGAAAAACTGCTTGCTGAGACCGCGGCGCTCGCCTCGGAGACAGACCCGTACGATCCGATGGAGCGCGCGATTTTAAAGAAAGCCGCAGAAAGCGGCATCGACGTAAAAAAATTGCAGTCGCACAGGCTCGTGCATGAATACCCCTTCTCGTCGGAGTCGCGCATGATGGCCCATATCTGGGAGATAGACGGCAAAAAATACGCCGCGGCAAAGGGCTCGCCGGAGAATATTTTCAAACTCTGCTCGCTTAGCAAAACGCAGCTTGCGGAGGCGGAGCTTGCACAGCAAAGGCTGGCGGACGCCGGCTGCCGTGTGCTCGCCGTGGCGCGCGCGGAGATGAAAGAGATACCGGACAAGATGACTGACTGCACCCTGTCACTTGTCGGCCTCGCCGCCTTCATAGACCCTCCGCGCGAGAACGTGCCAGCCTCGATAAAGGCCTGCGCCGACGCTGGAGTACGCGTCGTCATGATAACCGGAGACAACAGCTCCACCGCGCACAGGATAGCCCACGAGGTGGGGCTTGGCGAAAGCGAAGAGGAACATGTGATGATAACGGGAGAAGAGCTAGACGCGCTTGACGAAAGTTCTGAAAAATTCAAAGACGTCACTATTTTTTCAAGGATACTTCCTCGCGAGAAGATGCAGATAGTAAAGGCGCTGCGCGCGCGAGGCGAGATAGTCGCCATGACCGGCGACGGTGTGAACGACGCGCCAGCGCTGAAATACGCGGACATAGGCATCGCGATGGGCGGACGCGGCACGGAGGTGGCGCGCGAGGCGGCGGACATGGTGCTGCTTGACGACAACTTCTCCACCATTGTAAGCACCATACGCGACGGCCGGAAAATATACGATAACATCCGCAAGGCTATGGAATATGTGATGGTCATACACTTCCCCATCGCGCTCTCCGCGCTTGCTGCGCCGCTTTTGGGGCTGCCGGTGCTGCTGTCGCCGATACACGTCGTGCTGCTTGAACTGATAATCGACCCCACCTGCTCGATAATATTTGAGGGACAGCCGGCGGAGAAGGACATAATGAAGAGGCCGCCGCGCCCCGTCTCGTCGCCCATCGTAACTCGCGCCATCTTCTGCAAGGCGCTGCTGCAGGGGCTTGCCATATTCGCCGCGGCATTCGGCTCCTACTATCTGCTCCTCGGCCGCGGCGAGGACCACGCGCGTACCTTCTTCCTCTCGGTGCTGGTGCTTTCTAATCTATTCCTCGTCTACGTCAACCGTTCGGAGAAAGATTTCGCCTTTTCAAAGAGTGCCGCCACGGATAAAGTCGCGTGGTTCGTAAACATCGGGATACTTGCGGCACTCATCCTCATGTCCTCGGTAAAACCTATCGCCGCGGCGACAAAGCTGAGCGCGCTTACGTTCTCTGAATTTATCCTCTGCATCGCGGCGGCGGCCGCCGCCACATTATGGTGGGAGGGCGTGAAGTGGATGCGCCGGATCTCGGAGCGGGCATAA
- a CDS encoding FAD-dependent oxidoreductase codes for MEKFDAIIIGSGKGGKVLAGQLAGRSEKVALIEKSDTMYGGTCPSVGCVPTKFLVNRADEARLFAFPTFEEKAAFYAKAIEAKKALRAKLNAKMFAAFSSNPNIDLITGTAEFTGPHSVIVRGGDFTRELSSDKIIIDTGSKPFIPDIEGLAAAKKVYTSTEMLELDKLPRDLVIIGGGNIGLEFASIYSRFGANVTVLQDLAEFMPNEDAEIASCVKEALLAQGIKFHFGVKVLSLRTTGEKTTVAYLADGREYSAAADAVLISTGRVPNTDGLGLDAAGVAQTPRGAVAVDERMRTNVTGVWAIGDVTGGAQFTYISQDDARIVLSDMTDGVRTNVGRNIPYSVFLSPTLSRVGLTEKAARAKNIEVKTATLLPTSLPRAHAMERYTGMLKAVVDANSGLILGVSLFCDESHEMINIVTLAMNENIKYTALRDMIFTHPVMSEAMNDLFGGVK; via the coding sequence ATGGAAAAGTTTGACGCGATAATCATCGGATCAGGCAAAGGCGGAAAGGTGCTGGCGGGTCAGCTGGCGGGGCGAAGCGAGAAGGTCGCGCTCATAGAAAAATCAGATACGATGTACGGCGGAACGTGCCCGAGCGTCGGCTGCGTACCGACGAAATTCCTTGTAAACCGCGCGGATGAGGCGCGTCTTTTCGCATTCCCTACCTTTGAGGAAAAGGCGGCCTTTTACGCCAAGGCAATAGAGGCGAAAAAGGCGCTGCGCGCAAAGCTCAACGCCAAGATGTTCGCGGCCTTCAGCTCAAACCCAAACATCGACCTCATTACGGGGACGGCGGAGTTTACCGGGCCGCACAGCGTCATTGTAAGGGGCGGAGATTTCACGCGCGAGCTTTCTTCTGACAAAATAATTATTGACACCGGCTCAAAGCCGTTCATTCCTGACATAGAAGGGCTCGCCGCGGCGAAAAAGGTCTACACGAGCACTGAGATGCTTGAGCTTGACAAGCTGCCGCGCGACCTCGTCATTATAGGCGGCGGCAACATCGGGCTTGAGTTCGCCTCTATCTACAGCCGTTTTGGCGCAAACGTGACGGTGCTGCAGGACCTGGCGGAGTTCATGCCAAACGAGGACGCGGAGATAGCCTCCTGCGTCAAGGAGGCGCTTCTTGCCCAGGGAATAAAATTCCATTTTGGCGTGAAGGTGCTGTCGCTGCGCACAACTGGAGAAAAAACAACGGTAGCCTATCTTGCGGACGGCAGAGAATACAGCGCGGCGGCGGACGCGGTGCTGATATCAACGGGGCGCGTCCCAAACACCGACGGGCTTGGGCTTGACGCGGCGGGCGTTGCGCAGACTCCGCGCGGCGCGGTGGCCGTGGACGAAAGGATGCGGACAAACGTCACAGGCGTCTGGGCCATCGGCGACGTCACAGGCGGCGCGCAGTTCACCTATATATCACAGGACGACGCGCGGATAGTATTGTCCGACATGACGGACGGCGTGAGAACCAACGTCGGGCGCAACATCCCTTACAGCGTATTTCTTTCGCCTACTCTGTCGCGCGTAGGCCTCACCGAAAAGGCGGCGCGTGCAAAAAATATAGAGGTCAAAACTGCGACGCTGCTGCCGACGTCGCTTCCGCGCGCGCATGCGATGGAGCGCTACACAGGGATGCTCAAAGCCGTGGTCGATGCAAACAGCGGACTTATTCTCGGCGTTTCGCTCTTCTGCGACGAATCTCACGAAATGATAAACATCGTGACGCTCGCGATGAACGAAAATATCAAATACACCGCTCTGCGTGACATGATATTTACGCACCCTGTAATGAGCGAGGCGATGAACGACCTTTTCGGCGGCGTAAAATAG
- a CDS encoding GNAT family N-acetyltransferase, which yields MKWQIKVFDELTASEVYDILKLRCEIFIVEQQCHYPDVDGADRGAWQLFSYADDGGLAASMRILRPGVTYDALAMGRVAVAPQFRGRGLARAMMEHAIDFAANRLGERIIKIGAQVYLMDFYTSLGFRPISEEYPEDGIPHIDMAYEADEI from the coding sequence ATGAAATGGCAGATCAAGGTTTTTGACGAACTTACGGCATCTGAGGTTTATGATATTTTAAAGCTTCGCTGTGAAATTTTTATTGTCGAGCAGCAGTGCCATTATCCTGACGTGGACGGAGCGGACCGCGGCGCGTGGCAGCTCTTTTCTTATGCCGACGACGGAGGCCTTGCCGCCTCTATGCGCATCCTCCGGCCGGGGGTCACTTACGACGCTCTTGCGATGGGCCGCGTCGCCGTCGCGCCTCAGTTCAGAGGACGCGGGCTTGCGCGGGCGATGATGGAGCACGCGATAGATTTCGCGGCAAACAGGCTCGGGGAGAGAATAATAAAGATCGGCGCACAGGTTTATCTGATGGATTTTTACACCTCTCTCGGCTTTCGTCCGATCTCCGAAGAATATCCCGAAGACGGCATCCCGCACATTGATATGGCCTATGAGGCCGATGAGATTTAA
- a CDS encoding DMT family protein, translating into MIRYAAPIIMLFVSNIFMTYAWYGHLKYLGMKPLIAAIVISWGIAFFEYCFQVPANRMGHTLYSLPQLKIMQEIITMAVFAGFTVFVMKEKLTLNYLWASLCMFGAVFFIFRGN; encoded by the coding sequence ATGATAAGATACGCCGCTCCGATCATTATGCTTTTTGTCTCAAATATTTTCATGACATACGCCTGGTACGGGCACTTAAAATATCTTGGGATGAAGCCTCTCATCGCCGCCATCGTCATCAGCTGGGGCATCGCTTTTTTTGAATACTGCTTTCAGGTGCCGGCAAACCGGATGGGGCACACGCTCTATTCTCTGCCGCAGCTCAAAATAATGCAGGAGATAATAACGATGGCCGTTTTTGCCGGCTTCACCGTCTTCGTGATGAAAGAAAAACTGACTCTCAACTATCTATGGGCGTCACTCTGCATGTTCGGCGCGGTATTTTTTATTTTTCGTGGGAATTGA